The proteins below come from a single Chthoniobacterales bacterium genomic window:
- a CDS encoding DUF72 domain-containing protein produces MQIHIGCSGWFYWHWRGIFYPDTKRTDTWFRHYTSVFNTVELNAPFYSWPKLGTVKSWRRNAPEGFRYSIKVNRLITHEKRMVRTRMLVEEFCGLEKILGEKLGCFLFQFPPSYRYTASRLASIVRQLDPRYRNAVEFRHKSWWREAVYRRFRERGLIFCAVSAPRLPDDLIRTSDVIYARLHGRSRWYRHDYAGVELDECASRIESSGAREAWIYFDNDREGFAIKNARELRKRLRARGHQVA; encoded by the coding sequence GTGCAGATTCACATCGGTTGCTCCGGCTGGTTTTACTGGCATTGGCGCGGGATTTTTTATCCCGACACGAAACGGACCGACACCTGGTTTCGGCATTATACCTCGGTCTTCAACACGGTTGAATTGAACGCGCCCTTCTACAGCTGGCCGAAGCTCGGCACCGTCAAAAGCTGGCGGCGCAACGCTCCCGAAGGCTTTCGCTATTCCATTAAGGTGAATCGCCTAATCACGCACGAAAAGCGGATGGTGCGGACCCGAATGCTGGTGGAAGAATTTTGCGGTCTCGAAAAAATCCTGGGGGAAAAGCTGGGCTGCTTCCTGTTCCAATTTCCCCCGAGCTACCGCTACACGGCGTCGCGCCTGGCGAGCATTGTGCGGCAGCTCGACCCGCGCTATCGCAACGCGGTGGAATTTCGGCATAAGAGTTGGTGGCGCGAAGCCGTCTATCGCCGGTTCCGCGAGCGCGGCCTGATTTTTTGCGCGGTCAGCGCCCCGCGATTGCCCGACGACCTTATCCGGACGAGCGACGTCATCTATGCCCGGCTCCACGGCCGGAGTCGATGGTACCGGCACGACTATGCCGGCGTGGAGTTGGACGAGTGCGCTTCCCGAATTGAATCGAGCGGAGCGCGTGAAGCCTGGATCTATTTCGACAACGACCGCGAGGGTTTCGCGATCAAGAATGCGCGGGAACTTCGGAAGCGTCTCCGCGCGCGGGGACACCAGGTCGCTTAA
- a CDS encoding DoxX family protein codes for MNSLKRFADPVYCLMRLVVGLLFACHGGQKILGFPPAAKAMQLDTLGMVGGYIELICGFMIALGLLTCVAAFIASGMMAVAYFMVHAPNGFFPIVNRGEAAVLYCFVFFFIFFYGSGRFSLDALLFRRGDSTVPPAV; via the coding sequence ATGAACTCACTGAAGCGCTTCGCGGATCCCGTTTATTGCCTTATGCGACTTGTGGTCGGCCTGCTTTTCGCCTGTCACGGTGGCCAGAAAATTCTTGGATTCCCACCCGCAGCCAAGGCGATGCAGCTCGACACCCTGGGGATGGTCGGCGGTTACATCGAACTCATCTGCGGGTTCATGATCGCGCTTGGGTTGCTGACCTGCGTTGCGGCCTTCATCGCCAGCGGCATGATGGCCGTGGCCTATTTCATGGTCCACGCGCCCAACGGGTTTTTCCCGATCGTCAATCGCGGCGAGGCGGCGGTCCTCTATTGTTTCGTCTTTTTCTTTATCTTCTTCTACGGGAGCGGAAGATTCAGCCTGGACGCGCTGCTCTTTAGACGCGGCGACTCG